In uncultured Bacteroides sp., one genomic interval encodes:
- a CDS encoding S46 family peptidase — MKKILLAATAFVYFMGSYAHEGMWMLPDLKEQNAVAMYELGLQVPIDSIYSPNGISIKDAVVHFGGGCTGEIISSEGLILTNHHCGYSYIQQHSSVKHDYLTDGFWAMSREQELPCKDLTVTFIDQILDVTSYVQDRLKKDEDPEGLNYLSPKYLKTVADKFAKENKVELTPATVLELKAFYGGNKYYLFIKTVYKDIRMVGAPPSSIGKFGADTDNWMWPRQTGDFSMFRIYADKNGKSAEYSKDNVPLKVKKYFKLNISGVKEKDYVMTMGFPGSNWRYMISDEVEERMQTTNFARDTIRGVRQTVMMEEMQKDPAVRIQYASKYASSANYWKNAIGMNEGLVRLKVLDTKKAQQEKLLAYGKAHNDDSYQKAFNQIREIVAQRRDAMYHQQILTEALSRGTEFAKVPSTSSLLNALKSKDKEKINTEKEALIKAADKYFDKDYNPAVDRKVSKEMLKVYAALIPEGKRISIFSIIKDRFKGNTSAFVDACFDNSIFGSKENFNKFIEKPGIYKIEKDWMVLYGISVVNGLAQTATEMKEINKAYDAAHKTWVKGMMDMKKSEGQAIYPDANSTLRLTYGQVLPYEPANGAVYNYYTTLKGVMQKEDPNNFEFVVPAKLKELYNNKDFGRYAMKNGEMPVCFIVNTDNTGGNSGSPVFNGKGELIGTAFDRNYEGLTGDIAFRPSSQRAAVVDIRYTLFIIDKFAGASHLIKEMTIKE; from the coding sequence ATGAAGAAAATTTTATTAGCAGCTACAGCATTTGTGTACTTCATGGGCAGTTATGCTCATGAAGGCATGTGGATGCTTCCCGATTTGAAAGAACAAAATGCCGTAGCAATGTATGAGCTGGGGCTACAAGTTCCTATTGATTCCATTTATAGCCCCAACGGCATTAGTATAAAAGACGCAGTTGTTCACTTTGGTGGAGGATGTACTGGTGAAATCATTTCATCCGAAGGCCTTATCTTAACAAACCATCACTGCGGATATAGTTATATACAGCAACACAGCTCTGTGAAACATGATTATCTTACTGATGGATTCTGGGCTATGAGTCGTGAACAGGAACTTCCCTGCAAAGATCTGACTGTAACATTCATTGATCAGATTCTGGATGTAACTTCTTACGTACAAGATCGTCTGAAGAAAGATGAAGACCCTGAAGGGTTGAACTATCTTTCACCTAAATACCTGAAAACCGTAGCCGATAAGTTTGCAAAAGAAAACAAAGTTGAGCTTACTCCTGCTACCGTTCTTGAACTAAAAGCTTTTTACGGAGGAAACAAGTATTACCTCTTTATAAAGACTGTTTATAAAGACATTCGTATGGTTGGTGCTCCTCCTTCTTCCATTGGTAAATTTGGTGCCGATACCGATAACTGGATGTGGCCTCGTCAAACCGGAGATTTCTCTATGTTCCGTATTTATGCAGACAAAAATGGAAAATCTGCCGAATACTCTAAAGATAACGTACCATTGAAGGTTAAGAAGTACTTTAAGCTTAACATCAGTGGCGTGAAAGAGAAAGACTATGTTATGACTATGGGATTTCCGGGAAGTAACTGGCGCTACATGATTTCCGACGAAGTGGAAGAACGCATGCAGACAACCAACTTTGCACGAGACACTATACGTGGTGTTCGTCAGACAGTAATGATGGAAGAAATGCAAAAAGATCCGGCCGTACGTATACAGTATGCCAGCAAATATGCTTCTTCTGCCAACTACTGGAAAAATGCCATCGGCATGAACGAAGGACTTGTTCGTCTAAAGGTACTAGATACAAAGAAAGCACAGCAAGAAAAACTTCTGGCTTACGGTAAGGCTCACAATGATGATTCTTACCAGAAAGCGTTCAACCAAATTCGTGAAATTGTTGCTCAACGCAGAGATGCCATGTATCACCAGCAAATTCTTACCGAAGCATTGTCAAGAGGAACCGAATTTGCAAAAGTGCCTTCTACTTCATCACTTCTTAATGCACTTAAGAGCAAGGATAAAGAGAAGATCAATACAGAAAAAGAAGCTTTGATAAAAGCTGCTGATAAATATTTCGATAAGGATTATAATCCAGCAGTAGACAGAAAAGTATCAAAAGAGATGCTTAAAGTATACGCTGCCTTAATTCCTGAAGGAAAAAGAATCTCTATTTTCAGCATCATAAAAGATCGCTTTAAAGGAAACACTTCTGCATTCGTGGATGCTTGTTTCGACAATTCTATCTTTGGATCAAAAGAGAACTTCAACAAGTTTATCGAAAAGCCAGGTATCTACAAAATAGAGAAAGACTGGATGGTACTTTATGGCATTTCAGTAGTTAATGGTCTGGCACAGACAGCAACAGAAATGAAGGAAATAAACAAAGCTTATGATGCAGCTCACAAAACATGGGTAAAGGGAATGATGGATATGAAGAAATCTGAAGGACAAGCCATTTATCCGGATGCCAATTCAACTTTACGCCTCACTTATGGACAAGTGCTGCCTTATGAACCTGCAAATGGTGCTGTATACAATTACTATACAACACTGAAAGGTGTGATGCAGAAAGAAGATCCAAATAACTTCGAGTTTGTTGTTCCGGCTAAGCTGAAAGAATTATATAACAACAAGGACTTCGGACGCTATGCCATGAAGAATGGTGAAATGCCAGTCTGCTTTATTGTAAATACAGACAATACCGGAGGAAATTCCGGCAGTCCGGTGTTTAACGGCAAAGGCGAACTCATTGGTACAGCATTCGACCGCAACTATGAAGGACTGACAGGCGACATTGCTTTCCGCCCTTCTTCACAACGTGCAGCAGTTGTCGATATCCGCTATACACTTTTCATCATCGACAAGTTTGCAGGAGCTTCACATTTAATCAAGGAAATGACGATTAAGGAATAG